One Rutidosis leptorrhynchoides isolate AG116_Rl617_1_P2 unplaced genomic scaffold, CSIRO_AGI_Rlap_v1 contig74, whole genome shotgun sequence DNA segment encodes these proteins:
- the LOC139885060 gene encoding uncharacterized protein, translating to MRCKKHPVDVSSSVGVCATCLRERLLALIAAQTQAEAKLASAAAAALHGYAKSDAPPPPPPKFPRSVSPYVSRRKSGDVSSAAPIHHHLPNQFDPRFYSTPQVGPTYNAINGAPSLTSLRSCRRKSASGKLSALSIFFSKSRSRKPSSISDPNNNIIIDPSIVSSRDSYSNEHPSSSSSSVSAPSPSWLSSIFYRRKKQSRMDDHSKPPPCRRVDRGMSPESDANEDNCNRSPSESDHTSESSQGMRSTPSTVAPPSAARRSRPCQVKSMSSLAFCLSPLVRASPNRHWSQKSGPLAPDVPYSGELRGSAKPHIGTAASYCANRSRKLADFGRVNHNR from the coding sequence atGAGGTGTAAGAAGCACCCGGTGGATGTTAGTAGCAGCGTCGGCGTTTGCGCCACTTGTCTCCGGGAACGTCTCTTAGCTCTTATCGCCGCTCAAACGCAAGCTGAAGCTAAATTAGCCTCCGCAGCAGCCGCTGCCCTACACGGTTACGCTAAATCAGACGCGCCGCCGCCTCCTCCTCCTAAATTCCCTCGCTCCGTCTCGCCCTATGTTTCCAGAAGGAAATCAGGTGACGTCAGCTCCGCGGCTCCAATCCATCACCATCTCCCTAATCAATTCGATCCTCGATTCTACAGCACGCCTCAGGTGGGCCCTACCTACAATGCCATCAACGGAGCACCTAGCCTGACATCTTTGAGATCTTGCCGGAGGAAATCGGCGAGTGGGAAATTGTCAGCTCTGTCGATTTTCTTTTCCAAGTCCAGATCCAGGAAGCCATCGTCGATTTCggatcctaataataatattattattgacccGAGTATTGTTTCGTCTCGAGATTCGTATAGCAATGAACATCCATCCTCTTCGTCATCGTCTGTATCGGCTCCGTCTCCGTCATGGCTCTCCTCCATATTCTATCGCCGTAAGAAGCAATCGCGGATGGATGATCATTCCAAGCCACCTCCCTGCCGGAGAGTCGATCGTGGAATGTCGCCGGAGAGTGACGCCAACGAAGACAATTGCAATCGATCACCGTCAGAAAGTGATCACACATCGGAATCGTCGCAGGGAATGAGAAGCACGCCCTCTACGGTGGCTCCGCCGTCGGCGGCGAGGCGGTCGCGTCCGTGCCAGGTCAAAAGCATGTCGAGCCTGGCGTTTTGTTTGAGTCCTCTGGTGAGAGCTAGCCCAAACCGGCACTGGAGCCAGAAAAGCGGTCCGTTGGCGCCTGACGTGCCATATTCCGGCGAGCTACGGGGCTCTGCAAAGCCTCACATTGGAACTGCGGCGTCGTATTGCGCCAACAGGTCTAGGAAGCTTGCGGATTTCGGGAGGGTGAATCACAACCGTTGA
- the LOC139885056 gene encoding phragmoplastin DRP1E isoform X2 — translation MESLIGLVNRIQRACTMLGDYGGGDTTFSSLWEALPSVAVVGGQSSGKSSVLESIVGRDFLPRGSGIVTRRPLVLQLHKTDEGSQEYAEFLHLPKRKFADFASVRQEIQDDTDRLTGKSKQISPVPIHLSIYSPNVVNLTLIDLPGLTKVATEGQPDSIVEDIENMVRSYVEKPNCIILAISPANQDIATSDAIKLAREVDPTGERTFGVLTKLDLMDKGTNALDVLEGRSYRLQHPWVGIVNRSQADINKNVDMIVARRKEREYFATSSDYGHLTSKMGSEYLAKLLSKHLESVIRSRIPSITSMINKSIEELESEMDHLGRPVAVDAGAQLYTILELCRKFERVFKEHLDGGRPGGDRIYGVFDNQLPAALRKLPFDRHLSLQNVRRVVSEADGYQPHLIAPEQGYRRLIDGALNYFRGPAEASVDAVKLVRKSIAETQELNRFPTLQAEIAGAANEALERFREESKKTVVRLVDMESSYLTVDFFRKLPQEAEPKPGNPTTPASPNIDRYSEGHFRRIGSNVSSYVGMVADTLRNTIPKAVVFCQVKEAKNSLMNFFYTRLARQAAKRLSEMLDEDPALMERRQQCAKRLELYKAARDEIDSVSWAR, via the exons ATGGAGAGCTTGATAGGTTTAGTCAATCGTATTCAACGGGCTTGTACTATGCTCGGTGACTATGGTGGTGGCGACACTACTTTTTCTTCACTTTGGGAAGCTCTCCCTTCCGTCGCCGTCGTCGGAGGCCAG AGTTCCGGAAAGTCATCGGTCCTCGAGAGCATAGTCGGTCGAGACTTTCTTCCTAGAGGATCCG GGATTGTCACGAGGAGGCCTTTGGTACTGCAGCTTCATAAGACAGATGAAGGGTCTCAAGAGTATGCTGAGTTTCTCCACTTGCCCAAGAGGAAATTCGCCGATTTCG CCTCCGTTCGGCAAGAAATTCAAGACGATACTGATAGATTAACAGGGAAATCGAAGCAAATATCGCCTGTTCCTATTCATCTCAGTATATACTCTCCTAATG TTGTCAACTTAACCCTGATAGATTTACCTGGTTTGACAAAAGTAGCCACGG AGGGACAGCCCGACAGTATTGTTGAAGACATTGAAAACATGGTTCGCTCTTATGTTGAAAAG CCCAATTGTATTATATTAGCTATATCTCCAGCCAATCAAGATATTGCTACTTCAGATGCTATCAAGCTTGCCAGAGAAGTAGACCCTACAG GTGAAcggacgtttggggtattgactaagCTGGATTTGATGGACAAGGGAACTAATGCATTGGAT GTTCTGGAAGGAAGATCTTATCGACTGCAACACCCTTGGGTCGGAATTGTTAACCGTTCCCAAGCAGATATAAATAAGAATGTTGACATGATTGTAGCTAGGCGGAAGGAACGAGAGTACTTTGCAACTAGTTCAGATTATGGGCACTTAACCAGTAAAATGGGTTCAGAGTATCTGGCAAAACTTCTTTCAAAG CATTTGGAGTCTGTAATTAGGTCTCGGATACCAAGCATTACCTCTATGATAAACAAAAGCATTGAAGAACTCGAATCAGAGATGGATCATCTTGGTAGGCCTGTTGCTGTTGATGCTGGG GCTCAGCTGTACACCATACTTGAACTTTGCCGCAAATTTGAACGTGTATTCAAGGAGCATCTCGATGGAGG GCGTCCAGGAGGTGATCGTATATATGGTGTTTTTGACAACCAGCTTCCAGCTGCTCTGCGAAAACTTCCATTTGATAGGCACCTTTCTCTTCAGAATGTCAGGAGAGTGGTCTCAGAGGCTGATGGTTATCAGCCACACTTGATCGCTCCAGAACAAGGTTACAGACGCCTAATTGATGGAGCATTGAATTATTTCAGGGGTCCGGCGGAAGCTTCTGTGGATGCCGTAA AACTCGTGAGGAAGTCGATAGCAGAAACACAGGAGCTGAATCGGTTTCCAACTTTGCAAGCTGAAATAGCAGGAGCTGCTAATGAAGCCTTGGAAAGGTTCCGTGAGGAAAGTAAGAAAACCGTTGTTCGTTTGGTGGATATGGAATCGTCATACTTAACTGTGGATTTCTTTCGGAAGCTCCCTCAGGAAGCTGAACCAAAACCAGGAAATCCAACAACTCCGGCCAGTCCAAATATCGACCGGTATTCCGAGGGCCACTTTAGGAGGATAGGGTCAAATGTATCCTCTTATGTAGGTATGGTGGCTGATACACTTAGGAACACGATTCCCAAGGCTGTTGTGTTTTGTCAAGTTAAGGAGGCCAAAAACTCATTAATGAATTTCTTCTATACTCGACTAGCAAGACAAGCG GCCAAGCGGCTTTCAGAAATGCTAGACGAAGACCCAGCCTTGATGGAAAGGAGACAACAGTGTGCAAAAAGACTTGAATTGTACAAGGCAGCTAGGGACGAGATCGACTCTGTCTCATGGGCTCGCTGA
- the LOC139885056 gene encoding phragmoplastin DRP1E isoform X3 codes for MESLIGLVNRIQRACTMLGDYGGGDTTFSSLWEALPSVAVVGGQSSGKSSVLESIVGRDFLPRGSGIVTRRPLVLQLHKTDEGSQEYAEFLHLPKRKFADFASVRQEIQDDTDRLTGKSKQISPVPIHLSIYSPNEGQPDSIVEDIENMVRSYVEKPNCIILAISPANQDIATSDAIKLAREVDPTGERTFGVLTKLDLMDKGTNALDVLEGRSYRLQHPWVGIVNRSQADINKNVDMIVARRKEREYFATSSDYGHLTSKMGSEYLAKLLSKHLESVIRSRIPSITSMINKSIEELESEMDHLGRPVAVDAGAQLYTILELCRKFERVFKEHLDGGRPGGDRIYGVFDNQLPAALRKLPFDRHLSLQNVRRVVSEADGYQPHLIAPEQGYRRLIDGALNYFRGPAEASVDAVHFVLKELVRKSIAETQELNRFPTLQAEIAGAANEALERFREESKKTVVRLVDMESSYLTVDFFRKLPQEAEPKPGNPTTPASPNIDRYSEGHFRRIGSNVSSYVGMVADTLRNTIPKAVVFCQVKEAKNSLMNFFYTRLARQAAKRLSEMLDEDPALMERRQQCAKRLELYKAARDEIDSVSWAR; via the exons ATGGAGAGCTTGATAGGTTTAGTCAATCGTATTCAACGGGCTTGTACTATGCTCGGTGACTATGGTGGTGGCGACACTACTTTTTCTTCACTTTGGGAAGCTCTCCCTTCCGTCGCCGTCGTCGGAGGCCAG AGTTCCGGAAAGTCATCGGTCCTCGAGAGCATAGTCGGTCGAGACTTTCTTCCTAGAGGATCCG GGATTGTCACGAGGAGGCCTTTGGTACTGCAGCTTCATAAGACAGATGAAGGGTCTCAAGAGTATGCTGAGTTTCTCCACTTGCCCAAGAGGAAATTCGCCGATTTCG CCTCCGTTCGGCAAGAAATTCAAGACGATACTGATAGATTAACAGGGAAATCGAAGCAAATATCGCCTGTTCCTATTCATCTCAGTATATACTCTCCTAATG AGGGACAGCCCGACAGTATTGTTGAAGACATTGAAAACATGGTTCGCTCTTATGTTGAAAAG CCCAATTGTATTATATTAGCTATATCTCCAGCCAATCAAGATATTGCTACTTCAGATGCTATCAAGCTTGCCAGAGAAGTAGACCCTACAG GTGAAcggacgtttggggtattgactaagCTGGATTTGATGGACAAGGGAACTAATGCATTGGAT GTTCTGGAAGGAAGATCTTATCGACTGCAACACCCTTGGGTCGGAATTGTTAACCGTTCCCAAGCAGATATAAATAAGAATGTTGACATGATTGTAGCTAGGCGGAAGGAACGAGAGTACTTTGCAACTAGTTCAGATTATGGGCACTTAACCAGTAAAATGGGTTCAGAGTATCTGGCAAAACTTCTTTCAAAG CATTTGGAGTCTGTAATTAGGTCTCGGATACCAAGCATTACCTCTATGATAAACAAAAGCATTGAAGAACTCGAATCAGAGATGGATCATCTTGGTAGGCCTGTTGCTGTTGATGCTGGG GCTCAGCTGTACACCATACTTGAACTTTGCCGCAAATTTGAACGTGTATTCAAGGAGCATCTCGATGGAGG GCGTCCAGGAGGTGATCGTATATATGGTGTTTTTGACAACCAGCTTCCAGCTGCTCTGCGAAAACTTCCATTTGATAGGCACCTTTCTCTTCAGAATGTCAGGAGAGTGGTCTCAGAGGCTGATGGTTATCAGCCACACTTGATCGCTCCAGAACAAGGTTACAGACGCCTAATTGATGGAGCATTGAATTATTTCAGGGGTCCGGCGGAAGCTTCTGTGGATGCC GTTCATTTTGTATTGAAAGAACTCGTGAGGAAGTCGATAGCAGAAACACAGGAGCTGAATCGGTTTCCAACTTTGCAAGCTGAAATAGCAGGAGCTGCTAATGAAGCCTTGGAAAGGTTCCGTGAGGAAAGTAAGAAAACCGTTGTTCGTTTGGTGGATATGGAATCGTCATACTTAACTGTGGATTTCTTTCGGAAGCTCCCTCAGGAAGCTGAACCAAAACCAGGAAATCCAACAACTCCGGCCAGTCCAAATATCGACCGGTATTCCGAGGGCCACTTTAGGAGGATAGGGTCAAATGTATCCTCTTATGTAGGTATGGTGGCTGATACACTTAGGAACACGATTCCCAAGGCTGTTGTGTTTTGTCAAGTTAAGGAGGCCAAAAACTCATTAATGAATTTCTTCTATACTCGACTAGCAAGACAAGCG GCCAAGCGGCTTTCAGAAATGCTAGACGAAGACCCAGCCTTGATGGAAAGGAGACAACAGTGTGCAAAAAGACTTGAATTGTACAAGGCAGCTAGGGACGAGATCGACTCTGTCTCATGGGCTCGCTGA
- the LOC139885057 gene encoding NAD-dependent malic enzyme, mitochondrial-like, with protein sequence MSNFWNQLMIRASSPLARRQVKRRATSNPAILTHTRCFNPTEAHRPTIVHKRSLDILHDPWFNKGTAFTMTERDRLDLRGLLPPNVVSEEQQIDRFMVDLKRLEEHTRDGPYDPNALAKWRILNRLHDRNETMYYKVLIDNIAEYAPIVYTPTVGLVCQNYSGLFRRPRGMYFSAADRGEMISMVYNWPAEQVDMIVVTDGSRILGLGDLGVQGIGIAIGKLDLYVAAAGINPQRVLPVMIDVGTNNEKLLKDPWYLGLQQHRLDGDEYVEIIDEFMEAVFTRWPHVIVQFEDFQSKWANKLLKRYRKTYRMFNDDVQGTAGVAIAGLLGAVRARGRPMIDFPKQKIVVAGAGSAGIGVLNTARKTMARMLGKHENALESARSQFWVVDAKGLITEERQNVDPDALPFARKVNEINHQGLREGSSLVEVVRKVKPDVLLGLSAVGGLFSKEVLEAVRESTSSRPAIFAMSNPTKNAECTAEEAFTIAGDNIIFSSGSPFNDVDLGNGKIGHCNQGNNMYLFPGVGLGTLLSGAKIISDGMLQAAAECLAAYMSEEEVLKGKIYPTIASIRDITKQVAAAVVKEAIDEDLAEGYREVHADELKKLNKDEIIEYVENNMWYPDYPTLVFKED encoded by the exons ATGTCGAACTTCTGGAATCAACTGATGATCAGAGCGTCGTCTCCGTTAGCCAGACGCCAGGTAAAACGACGAGCGACGTCGAATCCGGCGATTTTGACGCATACTCGATGTTTCAATCCGACGGAGGCTCATCGGCCTACCATCGTTCATAAGCGTAGCCTAGATATTCTTCACGATCCTTGGTTCAATAag GGAACTGCATTTACTATGACGGAGCGGGATCGTCTTGATCTAAGAGGACTTTTACCTCCAAATGTTGTTTCCGAAGAACAGCAAATTGATCGATTCA TGGTTGACTTAAAGAGACTCGAAGAACACACAAGAGATGGGCCGTATGATCCAAATGCTCTGGCAAAATGGCGGATACTTAATCGGTTGCATGATAGAAACGAGACAATGTACTATAAG GTCTTGATTGATAACATTGCAGAATATGCACCCATTGTTTATACTCCGACTGTGGGTCTTGTTTGCCAAAATTACTCTGGGCTGTTTAGAAGGCCGAGGGGAATGTATTTCAGTGCAGCAGATCGTGGAGAAATGATATCTATGGTTTATAACTGGCCAGCTGAACAG GTTGATATGATTGTTGTCACGGATGGAAGTAGAATCCTAGGTCTGGGAGATCTTGGAGTTCAGGGAATTGGAATTGCAATTGGAAAACTTGATTTGTATGTTGCTGCTGCAGGGATAAATCCTCAAAGG GTTCTTCCTGTCATGATTGATGTTGGAACTAACAATGAGAAGCTTCTAAAGGACCCATGGT ATTTGGGGTTGCAACAGCACCGTCTTGATGGCGATGAGTATGTAGAAATTATTGATGAATTCATGGAAGCAGTGTTTACTCGCTGGCCACATGTGATCGTTCAG TTTGAAGACTTCCAAAGCAAGTGGGCAAACAAGCTATTGAAGCGGTACAGAAAAACCTATAGAATGTTTAATGACGATGTCCAG GGCACTGCAGGAGTTGCAATTGCTGGTCTCTTAGGAGCTGTGAGAGCTCGTGGAAGACCAATGATTGACTTTCCTAAGCAAAAGATTGTTGTCGCTGGGGCTGGAAG TGCGGGAATAGGGGTTCTTAATACTGCTAGGAAAACGATGGCCAGGATGTTAGGAAAACATGAGAATGCACTTGAAAGTGCACGGAGTCAGTTTTGGGTGGTCGATGCCAAA GGTCTTATCACAGAGGAACGACAAAATGTTGATCCAGATGCCCTACCATTTGCAAGGAAGGTCAATGAAATAAATCATCAAGGATTGCGGGAAGGATCGAGTCTAGTGGAAGTG GTTCGCAAAGTAAAGCCTGATGTTCTTCTCGGATTATCTGCAGTTGGGGGATTGTTCTCAAAAGAG GTTCTAGAGGCTGTCAGGGAATCAACTTCTTCAAGACCAGCCATCTTTGCAATGTCAAATCCTACAAAAAATG CTGAATGCACAGCAGAAGAAGCATTCACTATCGCTGGTGACAATATTATATTTTCAAGTGGAAGCCCATTTAATGATGTTGATCTTG GAAATGGTAAGATTGGCCACTGTAACCAGGGAAATAATATGTACCTCTTTCCAGG AGTTGGACTTGGTACCCTCCTATCTGGAGCTAAAATCATCTCCGACGGCATGCTTCAGGCTGCAGCGGAATG TCTAGCTGCATACATGAGTGAAGAAGAGGTTCTCAAGGGAAAAATTTATCCTACGATTGCTAG CATAAGAGATATAACGAAGCAGGTAGCTGCAGCTGTAGTGAAGGAAGCTATCGATGAGGATTTAGCTGAAGGATACCGCGAAGTCCATGCTGATGAGCTCAAGAAACTTAACAAG GATGAAATTATTGAATACGTCGAGAACAACATGTGGTATCCAGATTATCCTACGCTGGTGTTTAAGGAAGATTGA
- the LOC139885056 gene encoding phragmoplastin DRP1E isoform X1, protein MTTMESLIGLVNRIQRACTMLGDYGGGDTTFSSLWEALPSVAVVGGQSSGKSSVLESIVGRDFLPRGSGIVTRRPLVLQLHKTDEGSQEYAEFLHLPKRKFADFASVRQEIQDDTDRLTGKSKQISPVPIHLSIYSPNVVNLTLIDLPGLTKVATEGQPDSIVEDIENMVRSYVEKPNCIILAISPANQDIATSDAIKLAREVDPTGERTFGVLTKLDLMDKGTNALDVLEGRSYRLQHPWVGIVNRSQADINKNVDMIVARRKEREYFATSSDYGHLTSKMGSEYLAKLLSKHLESVIRSRIPSITSMINKSIEELESEMDHLGRPVAVDAGAQLYTILELCRKFERVFKEHLDGGRPGGDRIYGVFDNQLPAALRKLPFDRHLSLQNVRRVVSEADGYQPHLIAPEQGYRRLIDGALNYFRGPAEASVDAVHFVLKELVRKSIAETQELNRFPTLQAEIAGAANEALERFREESKKTVVRLVDMESSYLTVDFFRKLPQEAEPKPGNPTTPASPNIDRYSEGHFRRIGSNVSSYVGMVADTLRNTIPKAVVFCQVKEAKNSLMNFFYTRLARQAAKRLSEMLDEDPALMERRQQCAKRLELYKAARDEIDSVSWAR, encoded by the exons ATGACAACCATGGAGAGCTTGATAGGTTTAGTCAATCGTATTCAACGGGCTTGTACTATGCTCGGTGACTATGGTGGTGGCGACACTACTTTTTCTTCACTTTGGGAAGCTCTCCCTTCCGTCGCCGTCGTCGGAGGCCAG AGTTCCGGAAAGTCATCGGTCCTCGAGAGCATAGTCGGTCGAGACTTTCTTCCTAGAGGATCCG GGATTGTCACGAGGAGGCCTTTGGTACTGCAGCTTCATAAGACAGATGAAGGGTCTCAAGAGTATGCTGAGTTTCTCCACTTGCCCAAGAGGAAATTCGCCGATTTCG CCTCCGTTCGGCAAGAAATTCAAGACGATACTGATAGATTAACAGGGAAATCGAAGCAAATATCGCCTGTTCCTATTCATCTCAGTATATACTCTCCTAATG TTGTCAACTTAACCCTGATAGATTTACCTGGTTTGACAAAAGTAGCCACGG AGGGACAGCCCGACAGTATTGTTGAAGACATTGAAAACATGGTTCGCTCTTATGTTGAAAAG CCCAATTGTATTATATTAGCTATATCTCCAGCCAATCAAGATATTGCTACTTCAGATGCTATCAAGCTTGCCAGAGAAGTAGACCCTACAG GTGAAcggacgtttggggtattgactaagCTGGATTTGATGGACAAGGGAACTAATGCATTGGAT GTTCTGGAAGGAAGATCTTATCGACTGCAACACCCTTGGGTCGGAATTGTTAACCGTTCCCAAGCAGATATAAATAAGAATGTTGACATGATTGTAGCTAGGCGGAAGGAACGAGAGTACTTTGCAACTAGTTCAGATTATGGGCACTTAACCAGTAAAATGGGTTCAGAGTATCTGGCAAAACTTCTTTCAAAG CATTTGGAGTCTGTAATTAGGTCTCGGATACCAAGCATTACCTCTATGATAAACAAAAGCATTGAAGAACTCGAATCAGAGATGGATCATCTTGGTAGGCCTGTTGCTGTTGATGCTGGG GCTCAGCTGTACACCATACTTGAACTTTGCCGCAAATTTGAACGTGTATTCAAGGAGCATCTCGATGGAGG GCGTCCAGGAGGTGATCGTATATATGGTGTTTTTGACAACCAGCTTCCAGCTGCTCTGCGAAAACTTCCATTTGATAGGCACCTTTCTCTTCAGAATGTCAGGAGAGTGGTCTCAGAGGCTGATGGTTATCAGCCACACTTGATCGCTCCAGAACAAGGTTACAGACGCCTAATTGATGGAGCATTGAATTATTTCAGGGGTCCGGCGGAAGCTTCTGTGGATGCC GTTCATTTTGTATTGAAAGAACTCGTGAGGAAGTCGATAGCAGAAACACAGGAGCTGAATCGGTTTCCAACTTTGCAAGCTGAAATAGCAGGAGCTGCTAATGAAGCCTTGGAAAGGTTCCGTGAGGAAAGTAAGAAAACCGTTGTTCGTTTGGTGGATATGGAATCGTCATACTTAACTGTGGATTTCTTTCGGAAGCTCCCTCAGGAAGCTGAACCAAAACCAGGAAATCCAACAACTCCGGCCAGTCCAAATATCGACCGGTATTCCGAGGGCCACTTTAGGAGGATAGGGTCAAATGTATCCTCTTATGTAGGTATGGTGGCTGATACACTTAGGAACACGATTCCCAAGGCTGTTGTGTTTTGTCAAGTTAAGGAGGCCAAAAACTCATTAATGAATTTCTTCTATACTCGACTAGCAAGACAAGCG GCCAAGCGGCTTTCAGAAATGCTAGACGAAGACCCAGCCTTGATGGAAAGGAGACAACAGTGTGCAAAAAGACTTGAATTGTACAAGGCAGCTAGGGACGAGATCGACTCTGTCTCATGGGCTCGCTGA
- the LOC139885059 gene encoding UMP-CMP kinase 3-like: MGTVVDAANKEANGSSSGKKFAVVFVLGGPGSGKGTQCANIVQQYGYTHLSAGDLLRAELNSGSENGTMIQNMIKEGKIVPSEVTVKLLQKAMEESGNDKFLIDGFPRNEENRAAFEAVTGIEPQFVLFFDCPEEEMEKRLLGRNLGREDDNIETIRKRFKVFLESSLPVVQYYENKGKVRKIDAAKPVEEVFVAVKAVFAPINVEVKGLCC; the protein is encoded by the exons ATGGGGACTGTTGTTGACGCTGCTAACAAG GAGGCCAATGGAAGTTCTTCTGGAAAAAAGTTTGCAGTTGTTTTTGTTTTGG GTGGTCCTGGTAGTGGGAAGGGTACCCAGTGTGCTAATATTGTTCAACAATATGGGTACACCCATCTTAGTGCTGGAGATCTTCTTCGAGCAGAATTAAATTCTGGTTCTGAAAATGG AACCATGATCCAGAACATGATCAAAGAGGGTAAGATTGTTCCTTCAGAGGTAACAGTTAAGCTTCTACAAAAAGCAATGGAGGAAAGTGGCAATGACAAGTTTCTTATTGATGGATTTCCTCGCAATGAGGAAAACCGGGCAGCCTTTGAAGCTGTT ACCGGAATTGAACCACAATTTGTATTGTTTTTTGACTGTCCTGAAGAAGAGATGGAGAAGCGGTTGTTAGGTAGAAACCTG GGGAGAGAAGATGATAACATTGAAACGATTAGGAAGCGGTTTAAGGTATTTTTGGAGTCTAGTCTCCCTGTAGTGCAATATTATGAAAACAAGGGGAAAGTTCGGAAG ATTGATGCTGCAAAGCCTGTTGAAGAAGTTTTTGTGGCTGTTAAAGCCGTCTTTGCCCCAATAAACGTGGAGGTAAAAGGCTTATGTTGTTAA